One genomic window of Equus caballus isolate H_3958 breed thoroughbred chromosome 6, TB-T2T, whole genome shotgun sequence includes the following:
- the OR6C324 gene encoding olfactory receptor 6C2, producing MKNYTALTTFILVGLTDDPNLQILLFIFLFLTYLLSVVRNLTIITLTLVDSHLKTPMYFFLWNFSILQVSFTTVCIPRFLYTMASGDNTVTYNACAAQLFFLVTLSVTEFFLLTAMSYDRYVAICKPLHYTTIMNNRVCIRFLVSCYVLSLIIVLPPYIMGFEFEFCDSNVIDHFGCDAAPILKIACSDTEFIERVVLVLAGLTLLFTVVCVVMSYTYIIRTILRFPSVQQRKKAFSTCSSHLIVVSITCRSCIFIYIKPHAKEGLAVNKAVSVLTTSVAPAMNPFIYTLRNKQVVQAFKDMNKRVASISKN from the coding sequence ATGAAAAATTATACAGCACTAACAACATTCATCCTGGTGGGACTAACAGATGATCCAAACCTACAGATTCtgctgtttatctttttgtttctaaCCTACTTGTTGAGTGTTGTCAGGAACCTGACCATCATCACGCTCACCTTGGTGGATTCCCACCTTAAAACGcccatgtattttttcctctggaatTTCTCCATCTTACAAGTGTCATTTACAACTGTCTGCATTCCCAGATTCCTCTACACAATGGCATCTGGGGACAATACTGTTACCTACAATGCTTGTGCGgctcaattattttttcttgtgaccCTGAGTGTTACTGAGTTTTTTCTCCTGACAGCCATGTCCTACGACCGTTacgtggccatctgcaaaccccTGCATTACACGACCATCATGAACAACAGAGTCTGCATCAGGTTCCTTGTTAGTTGTTACGTGTTGTCTCTGATCATAGTCCTCCCACCCTACATCATGGGCTTTGAGTTTGAGTTTTGTGACTCCAATGTCATAGATCACTTTGGCTGTGATGCTGCTCCCATCCTGAAGATTGCCTGCTCGGACACGGAGTTCATAGAGCGGGTTGTCTTGGTCCTGGCTGGGTTGACCCTCCTGTTCACCGTGGTGTGTGTAGTTATGTCCTACACGTACATCATCAGGACCATTCTCAGATTTCcttctgtgcagcaaaggaaaaaggCTTTTTCGACATGTTCTTCCCACCTAATTGTGGTTTCTATCACTTGCAGAAGCTGCATCTTCATCTATATCAAACCGCATGCAAAAGAAGGGCTTGCTGTGAACAAGGCGGTGTCAGTGCTTACCACCTCAGTTGCCCCAGCAATGAACCCCTTCATTTATACTCTGAGGAACAAGCAAGTGGTACAAGCTTTCAAAGACATGAACAAAAGGGTTGCATCTATCTCAAAGAACTAG